A genomic stretch from Mauremys mutica isolate MM-2020 ecotype Southern chromosome 18, ASM2049712v1, whole genome shotgun sequence includes:
- the NELFB gene encoding negative elongation factor B isoform X2, with the protein MPSIQPVVMCVMKHLPKVPEKKLKLVMADKDLYKACAVEVKRQIWQDNQALFGDEVSPLLKQYILEKENTLFSSDLSVLHNFFSPSPKMRRQGEVVQKLTQMIGKNVKLYDMVLQFLRTLFLRTRNVHYCTLRAELLMSLHDLDISEICTVDPCHKFTWCLDACIREKFVDNKRARELQGFLDGVKKGQEQVLGDLSMILCDPFAINTLALSTIRHLQELVGQDTLPRESPDLLLLLRMLSLGQGAWDMIDSQVFREPKMEHELITKFLPMLMSFVVDDYTFNVDQKLPSDEKGPIPYPSTIPEAFTKFLQEHRIACEVGLYYILHITKQRNKNAFLRLLPALVETFSDLAFGDIFLHLLTGNLTLLADEFALEDFCTSLFDGFFLTACSRKENVHRHMLRLLLHLHHKVAPAKLESLQKALEPTKQSGEAVKDLYNQLSEKLELRKPSPAQVAETPSMELTLPTVPTPASL; encoded by the exons GTCCCTGAAAAGAAACTGAAGTTAGTGATGGCGGATAAGGATTTATACAAAGCATGTGCCGTGGAGGTGAAGCGCCAGATCTGGCAGGATAACCAAGCTCTGTTTGGCGATGAGGTGTCCCCATTGCTGAAACAGTACATACTGGAGAAAGAAAACACTCTCTTTAGTAGTGATCTCTCTGTCTTGCACAACTTCTTCAGTCCCTCTCCGAAAATGAGACGTCAGGGAGAG GTGGTTCAGAAGCTGACACAGATGATTGGGAAGAATGTGAAGCTATATGACATGGTGCTACAGTTCCTAAGAACGTTGTTCCTTCGGACAAGGAATGTCCATTACTGCACGCTACGGGCAGAGCTCCTGATGTCATTGCATGACCTGGACATCAGCGAGATCTGTACTGTTGACCCCTGTCACAAG ttcacctggTGCTTAGATGCCTGCATTCGGGAGAAGTTTGTGGATAACAAGAGAGCTCGAGAGCTGCAAGGGTTCCTGGACGGAGTGAAGAAAGGACAAGAACAAGTATTGGG GGATTTATCAATGATCTTGTGTGATCCCTTTGCCATTAACACCTTAGCTCTGAGTACCATACGGCATCTGCAAGAGCTGGTTGGGCAAGACACCTTACCCAGG GAAAGCCCAGACCTCTTGTTGCTGCTAAGGATGCTGTCTCTGGGACAGGGGGCCTGGGACATGATTGACAGTCAAGTCTTCAGGGAGCCTAAAATG GAACACGAGTTGATCACCAAGTTCTTGCCGATGCTGATGTCTTTTGTGGTGGATGACTACACATTCAACGTAGATCAGAAACTGCCATCAGACGAGAAAGGGCCAATTCCCTACCCCAGCACTATTCCCGAAGCTTTCACCAA ATTCCTTCAGGAGCACAGAATAGCCTGTGAGGTTGGGCTCTATTACATACTTCACATAACTAAACAGAGGAACAAGAATGCTTTTCTCAGGCTCCTGCCAGCACTAG TCGAGACATTCAGTGACCTGGCCTTCGGTGATATTTTCCTGCACCTGCTCACCGGTAACCTCACGTTGCTGGCTGATGAATTTGCTCTGGAGGACTTCTGTACCAGTCTCTTTGATGGCTTCTTCCTCACTGCCTGCTCAAG AAAAGAGAATGTCCATAGACACATGCTAAGATTGCTACTTCACCTGCATCACAAAGTGGCACCTGCCAAATTAGAATCACTCCAGAAGGCTTTGGAACCTACCAAGCAG AGCGGCGAAGCTGTGAAGGATCTTTATAACCAGCTCAGCGAGAAACTGGAGCTTCGCAAACCCAGTCCAGCCCAGGTGGCTGAAACTCCATCCATGGAACTGACTTTGCCCACAGTGCCCACCCCAGCCTCGCTCTGA
- the LOC123352366 gene encoding uncharacterized protein LOC123352366, protein MAEAAQSKEILSQSSMGGRQDSGPNVSQLRIKKNSEKQKEMKTRLTHWVTKRPTSGIVGQKPTQRRSLSDLDLSTHKRMVIQNRQSGWSNHYGSPLGSHSKIPAESRCYSAPPKPTIKQNSGSGKLYSPVTRGEDRSVAYRRHHSQPSPAQRHSALGRFGENKRLTPEDLEKQRYQTIAEYQFMTPGKTFYYCTRENVKQHLRSIYLAHQPGQKPPKSALQANWPPVCCQEKHRTLRRNPLTGATGEFLGDVSSLCTSPMPHGMMELAHKVSKLALVSERMRVHEENSPKRRAENRSHVPLQPNTEKPILSANELQPSSATEGKESKEGQAVEQEFNVNTLPQGSGIKTLQALKAVQEIINKGRGGSGRVHTVTALKKKPDTGNSQALKNIVGRSFSQDSADRKDTAEDLLNLPQSSNCKDTGVAHDSKDSAIIIPTLDCPLTPDESTDMDLLPNVHSSNSKLAESPAGEKGQASHPRTVRPSDLSFTSLWEKPSGVLKHCISMEKGRCSTHRLLGTLQGPLDPENEKDAFCSMDSLSVPFQRKCLGTEVLFSLSDDDDDDE, encoded by the exons ATGGCAGAAGCAGCCCAGTCGAAGGAAATCCTCTCGCAGTCTAGTATGGGAGGCAGGCAGGATTCAGGACCAAATGTTAGTCAGCTCAGAATTAAGAAAAATTCTGAGAAACAGAAGGAAATGAAAACCAGACTCACCCACTGGGTCACAAAACGACCAACATCAGGTATTGTGGGACAGAAACCAACCCAGAGGAGAAGTCTTTCAGACCTGGATTTAAGTACCCACAAGAG GATGGTTATACAAAACCGACAGAGTGGGTGGAGCAACCACTATGGTAGCCCACTGGGGTCTCACTCCAAGATACCTGCAGAATCCAGATGCTACAGTGCTCCCCCAAAGCCAACAATCAAACAAAACTCTGGAAGT GGAAAGCTGTACAGTCCTGTGACAAGAGGTGAAGACAGAAGTGTGGCCTACAGAAGGCACCACTCACAGCCATCACCAGCTCAAAGACACAGTGCTCTCGGCAGATTTGGGGAGAATAAGAG GCTGACCCCTGAAGATCTGGAGAAGCAGCGATATCAAACCATTGCAGAATACCAGTTTATGACTCCAG GAAAGACCTTTTACTATTGTACGAGGGAGAATGTGAAGCAGCATTTGCGCTCCATTTACCTAGCCCATCAGCCGGGTCAGAAGCCACCTAAATCAGCCCTTCAAGCAAACTGGCCTCCTGTTTGCTGCCAGGAGAAACACAGGACCCTCAG GAGAAATCCACTCACTGGTGCCACCGGTGAGTTTCTGGGAGACGTCTCCAGCCTGTGCACATCCCCCATGCCACATGGCATGATGGAGCTAGCACACAAGGTCAGCAAGTTAGCGCTTGTCAGCGAAAGAATGCGTGTACATGAAGAGAACTCCCCCAAGAGGAGAGCAGAGAATCGAAGCCATGTGCCGCTGCAGCCAAACACTGAAAAACCCATCCTCTCAGCCAATGAGCTCCAACCAAGCAGTGCAACGGAAGGAAAGGAAAGCAAGGAAGGGCAGGCCGTGGAACAGGAATTCAACGTGAATACATTGCCCCAAGGTTCTGGTATAAAGACGCTACAGGCTTTAAAAGCTGTTCAAGAAATAATCAACAAGGGAAGAGGGGGATCAGGAAGGGTTCACACTGTTACCGCTCTGAAAAAGAAACCTGACACTGGAAATAGCCAGGCTCTGAAGAACATCGTAGGGCGCAGTTTTAGCCAGGACTCAGCAGATAGAAAGGATACGGCTGAAGACTTATTGAACCTCCCACAAAGCAGCAACTGTAAAGACACTGGGGTAGCTCATGACAGCAAGGACAGTGCCATCATCATCCCCACACTTGATTGTCCACTCACGCCAGATGAGAGCACAGACATGGACTTGCTACCCAATGTGCATTCAAGCAACTCTAAGCTTGCTGAATCTCCagcaggggagaagggtcaggcgtCTCATCCCAGAACAGTAAGACCCAGTGACCTGTCTTTTACCTCACTATGGGAAAAACCTTCTGGTGTTCTCAAACACTGCATCTCCATGGAGAAGGGCAGATGCAGCACTCATAGGCTCTTAGGAaccctgcaaggacccttggacCCAGAGAATGAAAAGGATGCGTTCTGTAGTATGGACAGTCTTTCTGTTCCCTTCCAAAGGAAGTGCCTGGGAACAGAAGTCCTCTTTTCATTGTCcgacgatgatgatgatgatgagtag